A window of the Henckelia pumila isolate YLH828 chromosome 3, ASM3356847v2, whole genome shotgun sequence genome harbors these coding sequences:
- the LOC140891840 gene encoding protein NDL2-like — protein MDTITDKKITRRIYADCFSFSYQRAAIACPEEPLLSVDDLADQIAEILNYFGLRAVMCLGITVGAYILALFDLKYSQRVTGLILVYPVCKAPSWTEWFWNKVIRGSVDVPESYVVKSCGRLVP, from the exons ATGGACACAATCACAGATAAAAAAATAACTCGCCGGATCTACGCCGACTGCTTCAGCTTCTCCTATCAAA GAGCCGCCATTGCGTGCCCAGAGGAACCCTTGTTATCTGTTGATGATTTAGCTGATCAGATTGCTGAAATCCTTAATTATTTCGG CCTTCGTGCAGTGATGTGCCTGGGGATAACAGTTGGAGCTTATATTCTTGCCTTGTTTGAT TTGAAGTACTCACAGCGAGTTACAGGTTTGATTCTAGTTTACCCAGTATGCAAAGCACCATCTTGGACAGAGTGGTTTTGGAATAAG GTTATTCGTGGCAGTGTGGATGTACCAGAGTCTTATGTCGTTAAATCATGCGGAAGA TTGGTTCCTTAG
- the LOC140889579 gene encoding uncharacterized protein encodes MKGQAIENFLAHHLGSDESIPEAVEIPVYEIKEPFWILKFDGFSTEGTVGAGVVIISPIGVKTSLSFNLDFPCTNNQAEYEALVIRLEILKDLEAKSVRLIGDSQLVLRQVFGEYKCTSLTFAPYFTSASQLADDFEEINFQYVPRHQNWEANELAQIAFGLRRLQGRTERDFTVP; translated from the exons ATGAAGGGACAAGCCATTGAAAATTTTTTAGCTCACCATCTAGGATCTGATGAATCAATACCAGAAGCGGTGGAGATCCCAGTATACGAGATCAAGGAACCATTTTGGATATTAAAATTTGATGGATTCAGTACAGAAGGAACTGTAGGAGCGGGGGTGGTGATTATTTCCCCTATTGGAGTGAAAACATCCTTGTCTTTCAACCTGGATTTCCCATGCACCAACAATCAAGCAGAGTACGAGGCACTGGTGATTAGGTTGGAGATCCTCAAGGATTTAGAAGCAAAGAGTGTCCGGTTGATTGGGGATTCACAATTAGTGCTTCGACAAGTTTTTGGGGAATACAAATGCACTAGCTTAACTTTTGCACCTTATTTTACATCCGCTTCACAACTGGCTGATGATTTTGAGGAAATTAATTTCCAGTACGTACCAAGACATCAGAATTGGGAGGCCAATGAATTAGCCCAAATTGCTTTTGGATTGAG GAGATTGCAGGGAAGAACTGAAAGAGATTTTACAGTTCCCTGA